Part of the Brassica oleracea var. oleracea cultivar TO1000 unplaced genomic scaffold, BOL UnpScaffold00534, whole genome shotgun sequence genome, TTTTTTCcctttatttttacaaaaatgtcTTTTTTATATTTGCTCGTCATCTTACATCCTTGTAAGTAGTTTCACTATATTGATTCtactaaaatatatgatttatcatTACTATTTATAGAGACGAGAGTTCTTCAATTTCTCAAATCCTAAGATTTTACTTGCTAAGACAGTAAGCttataaaaaacaaagagtCACTTACTGGTTTGTGACCATTAGTGCTTATATCCACTCAGGTTCAAAACACTTGAATTTGATCCTTCAGCTACAAGCTGGGAAGTGATGCAACAAgtgttgttttttaaataaacccaAGTATCTAATATGAATTTGCTCAAGTTTTGGGTTAGGTTGCTTACGTGAACAGTTGAGGGCGGGAACGAGACAGCTGAGAGCGTTTAATAGGGGAGAGAATAAGGTTTCGTAGAATTGATTGCGGATTAGAGTTGCCACCGCCACCAAATGTTTGATGTCCTCCTCCTGCTCTTCTGTTTCCAAGGTCAGTTGGAATTGCGGTTAAGTCGTTGGAGATGTCAAATGGACCCTGGTTTGAATTGTTCTGTCTTGCTGGCCATATCTCATCTTTGGATCCTGGTATTCCAGGAGAGTAAAACCACCGGTCTGCGCCAAATAAATCAACTTGACTTTGAGATAATTATCGAACAACGGACAGAATCATAAGAGTACAGTGTTGTTGTTAATTAACCTTTGCGAGTGGGTTCTCTGTTCTCTATCATGTTAAATGGTGGGTTTGAGAAAAATTCAGGCTCCTGTTGTCGTGGATAGAAGTTATTTGCTGGTTGGATGGCTGTGCGTTTGACTGACTCATATTCACTTCTTAGCTGGTCATACATCTCATCAAGTTTACTCTTCTGTCTGGTGTTTAAGAAGAACCAATGTAACATATTGTTACAGTTGAGTGTAAGATGAAGAACAGAACCAGGCAAAcaaaacatatgttaaattaCTGACCTTGATTTCTCGGAGAACTTCTCTTGGAGCTCTTGTTTATCCTTGGTCAAGTTTTCTACCGCTTTCTCCATCATCTGACACCTCTTTCCCATCTTCTGATATGCTGTATGTACCTGCTCCATTTTCTCGCTATACTTTGCTTGCATGCCCTCACATTTCTGACGACACTGCGCAACAGCTCTATTCATCTTGTACTGCATCTCTAAGTCTCTTTGCGAGATGTAAAACATTACACTTCGGTATGCACTCTTCATCACTGGATTAAATTAAGGAAAAGAGAAGGAGGTTCGTTGAACCTTATACATGTTGTTATCAACTTTTACAAATGCAAAAGACACAGAGCAGAAAGAGTTAGAGCAATTGAGTTTAGATTTAAAACACAGAGGAAAAT contains:
- the LOC106319664 gene encoding E3 ubiquitin-protein ligase CCNB1IP1 homolog; translated protein: MKPVDTNPNEEWVNMAMAGISPQIMMKSAYRSVMFYISQRDLEMQYKMNRAVAQCRQKCEGMQAKYSEKMEQVHTAYQKMGKRCQMMEKAVENLTKDKQELQEKFSEKSRQKSKLDEMYDQLRSEYESVKRTAIQPANNFYPRQQEPEFFSNPPFNMIENREPTRKDRWFYSPGIPGSKDEIWPARQNNSNQGPFDISNDLTAIPTDLGNRRAGGGHQTFGGGGNSNPQSILRNLILSPIKRSQLSRSRPQLFTL